The following DNA comes from Salvelinus sp. IW2-2015 linkage group LG1, ASM291031v2, whole genome shotgun sequence.
gCTCAAACAAAGTAACACATTTTCCCAAAAAAAGTAAAATGATTCATAAGAAACATAGCAGTGTGAGAAAAAGGTACTCAATTTTTAATTGATTTTGTAGTGGAATGGGCAAAGTCATTTCTGAGATCAAGGCTTGATCACAATTTTCATCCCCATACTTTAGGCCATAGACACAATGTAGGCTACTCAATACATTTGTCATATTAGACAAAAAACGTTGGAACTTTTATACAatttaaattcaaaataaataattataatttcaTATTATACAGGAGACCGTTTCACAGCCATGAAACCAAACCCATCAGTCTTTCGATATGTGCAAACTGAGRGATAAAAGACAAGAATAAACTGAACTGATGTGTTAGTTAGAGATATCGGACAATAGAGGGTCATGAAACAAAAGAAAGCAGTGATCTAAATGTGCAAATTCATTAAAGACTACTCTTGGTACAGAGACATGAATTTAGGATGGTCAACTACAGCTCTTAATCCAAAAGGTTGTTTTTGGTATTCAATGAATCAGCTATTGTAGTTTTTCAGCCACTGAGAGACACGCAAACCTAGTCATTTCTTGCTCTAAAAAAGTAACCATGATAAAGTGAAAAATCTAATGCAAAAAGAATGACCAGGGTCGTGTAGCATCACCACAAATGAGACACAAATGTTCCTTGTTCATAGACATTCAATATTCATCTAGTTGAGTTGTCAGGATTCTTCTCTTGAAAACATACATTGGAGGGCAGGGCTTACAGCTATAGCTTACAATAAACTGGACATATGATGCTTACGCTCACACAAGCAAACCACTTATTTGCTTGAAAAACAAGCAAAATGTGTGGCCATGACAATTAATCAGTAGTCTTCCACAAGGGAATTTAAGgagtgtttttttctgtgtttgtttgcagcaGGAACCATGACAGATGGAGGGTACGGTCATGTTTAAGAGGGTATTGGGGCAGACAGTGGCCATGTGTGCAGGCCAGTTGCAATGTGAAATAGGAACTCTCCCTGGCTGTCCTCTCTCTTAGGGATCATGCATTCAATACATCTTCATGAGCCATACAGAGAGAGATTCGGGAAGGGTGATTCTTCAGATGTTGATTGGAAAGTTGGACAGATTGTACTTTAAACGATACTGATAAGACACCCCTCACACAAgcacaccaaacatacacacacacataccaaaagCAAAGGAATGCATCACTAGAACTTGGTCCCAAATAGAATAAGTATTAGAACAACAACTATAACAGTAAGAATTAAAATGACCAGCATCTTTCGGTTTTTCTTCTGATACTGTTCAGCCTGCAAGAAAACAAAGAGAAAATGTTTTAACTAGTTTGTGGGCAAGATAACATCTTTCCCTTTTTCGTGGACATAATTACCAATTGGGCTGAAACATCAACAATCTTTAACATTGTGTCCTTAccttttgtaactgttttaacccCTCGTCTGTTTTGACACACGATTGCTCCACATTGAAGTCAATTCTGTCAAGTACTGTGCCCTGATATTGGATAAAGAAAATCAGATTGAAGACaaagtcatatatatatatgtagataGTGATGTAAATCAGATATTATTCATATTACTGCAGAGTCAAATTATGGATAAATGGACTGTTGGATTGTATAGCTTAAACTTTATTTCCCTATAATTGTCGTGTTTCCAAACACTGAAAAGGGTTTCCCTCACAGACCTGTTCCACCACCATTCCTGCCAGGTCTCGGAAAATCTCATTCAGGTCGGTGATGGACTGGACTATCTGTCGGACCTCTCTCTCACGTTCCTCCACCATCACTGTGTTCTGCTCTACCAGGACCAGCTGGTCATCTGTAAACCCCTGGGCGAGATCAGAGATATGGGCTCAGCGAGATATAACTttgtctgcatcccaaaatggtgccatattccctttatattgaactactttagaccagagtcctattggaccctgttttttttatttttaagtgcactatgtagggaatagggtgccatttgggacagacccTTTGTCATATCAATGGATTCAAACTCGTGTAAGGAAACATTTCTCTAGTGTAAATAATAGTGTGATATTCATAATGGAAAGTATGTCAACATTTTGGTGGCTATCCAAATAAATCATGTGGTATCAGATGAGTATTGTTAAAATGTAAAGGTGACTTCCTCTGTTACATTGCGATAAAGCACAACACCCATTTATTTTCATTAGGCTTCAAGTCAACTTATTGGAACTCACATTCTTGTTACATTTAGCAAAAACAAGACATTTGTCTATGCATTACTATATTAATTTAACCAGGATATTATATTTTTCCTGAGACATATGCATGAGCACCTATGCCGATCAGGTAAATGTCAAAATACACCGTCAGTTCCAAGCTCACCATTTCATATTGTGCCAGGTCTTCATCCTCCTCCATTAGAGGACCAGAGTCAAAAAAGTGTTTGGATCTCTCCTCACGATTCTTCATGCCTGTAACAGAAAGCATCAACATTATGACAATAAAAGAGACATGATATGAGGGTGGAGGTGAAAACAGATAAATGTAGAGAGTGTTTgtgtaaggagagagagaagtgagggatGGAAGACTTGAAactaatagaaagaaaaaaaatctgaaaagatAGTCGCGAGGTGTAGGAGTAAATactgagtgagtgcttgcttacGCTTTAGATAGCTGGACTGCGTGTGTCTGAAGTTGGTGGACAGCTCTTGCAGGCTCCCTGCCAATGAGGACACCACATTTCTCAGcagcctctcctcctgctctgtgCAGTGGCCACAGCGAGTCTGCAGACCTGTCACTGCACGCTGACACCGGTGGAACATCTACACAGACAAAGGAGAGAGCAATACATCTTTGCCATAAGACAAAAGACATTTGTACAatttcaattctaaataaatWATTATTATCAACACAGACCCAAGAAAATGAGAGcacggagaaatgctcactgaaaAATAGATTTCTTATTCTACTATATAACAAGAATGGCCAATAATTGTTGACATACAGTATTACATCAGTAGGCTCTATTTACCGTAGCCCCTTATAAAAGCCACAAACGTTAACATGTACTACAAGTCTTAAATATGATCAGATCATACTAACAAATTAATATTCATAACAATAAGTTAGgaactcaattgtcatacttgagtaaaagtaaagataccttaatagaaaatgactcaagtaaaagtgaaagtcatccagtaaaatactactagaGTGTAAAAGTttacaagtatttggttttaaatatacttgtatcaaaagtaaatgcaattgctaaaatatactcaagtatcaagagtaaaagtataaatcatttcaaattccttatattaagcaaaccagacagcacaattgttattatttttacagatggagcacactccaacactcagacataatttacaaatgaagcatttgtgtttagtgagtccgccagatcagaggcagtaggtatgaccaaggatgttctcttgataagagtgtgaattggacaattttcctgtcctgctaacaaTTCAAAATGTAAGAAGTtcttcagggaaaatgtatggtgtaaaaagtacattattttctttaggaatgtagtggagtaaaagttgtaaaaaatataaatagtaaagtgaagtacagataccccaaaaaagtatttgtacttaagtactttacaccactgcataggcgTTGGCTTTTCCAGAAGGCCACTTATGAGATGTGTCACCTTTTGCCTCAGCAGGTTTCCTATGTAGTAATAATAAATGTGACTTMTCTTCAAAGTTCTTTCAATGAGGTTTCTTGTAAAGACTCCCATCTCTGTCACTGGCCTACCTGTGTGATCTCCTGAGTGGTGATCTCTATGGCATGCTCCTCTTCACTGCTGTCATCGAGGGTAGGACGGTTCATGTGCTTGTCATGTAGGGCGGCCAGCTCCTTCATTTTCTGCTGGACCCGTGTGATTTCATACTGAATCTGATAGCCCACGCAACCACAGAATTTACACATGAGAGGCACGAGAAAACTAGACACCGAAAGATCCATAGTTCCAAATAAGAAATCTATTTTAAAGAAAGATGAGTGAGATTGGATTTAGGAATTTTATATAGACTAATACatattaggcctacattttctAAAGTATCTAGCTCAATAGTTTAATTGTTTGTGATGGTGAAATTAAGCATTTGAAGTCTGCTGCTTTGAGAAGAGACTAGtaataaacataataataaaCTTCTCATACTGAAGTAGTTAAGAGCATGTGATTGTTTCTTACCTCAACGACCCCATCTACCCACTTGGGCGGCAGTCTCTTGGTGACTCCGACGGCAGCTTCTGGGTCCAGACTGATCCCTGAGACCAGGGCCATACGGTCATCAGCCAACTGACAGTAAAACCATACATATTACACAGTTATCACTTCCCATTTGAAACATTGTTTGCAGACTTTCCAACCAATACAAAGCATGGTTTATTATTTTTTCCTTGTGACAGTTTGGATACGAGGAGATTAGACAGTACCTCATCAAGCTCCTAATGTGATTGGCAGACCCCAGCGAAGTCCCAtccaatgaggagagagagagaggtgagatgaAGTAAGACAGCAGTGACAGTAAGTGAGACCCAGACAAAAAGCAGTGATCAGCTTCACACAGACATTTTGCATGCACTCACAGACACTGTTCAAAGAGGGATCACACACTTTCCAAAATGTCTCATTTTGAGTCACCAGATTATGTGTCTGAAAGAAAGTCTAAATAATAATGAAGTAATGAATTTTATGTCAATTAATTRAGGTTCTTCAAACCTGTGAAATCCCCCTTTAAATTGTATCTGAGAAATCTATAAAAATTGTGAGGAACAAATCATTGGATatgcaataaaaaaatataaaaaaatcctgtgatatattaatatatatacattcacacacacacacacggtcggaaataatactgtgaaattgtaaaaactatgacaatgcccttttagtgtaagagctgtttgaaaaaaacacctggaatgtcagcctgttttgaagggatggagttttggcctgcctggggACATCACaccaatgtttgtaccatgtattGTGCTGCTACGAAGTTGTGTTGCTGCTATGTTGTGTTATTACCATGTTGCcatgtgttgctgtcatgctatgttgctgtcttaggtctctctttatgtaatgttTTGGTGTGTcgtcttgttgtgatgtgtattTTCTTTAGTCTACCGACTAAAACATCCAGAGCTTCCCGAAGACTCTGTGCATGTGCGGATCACGTTCTGCGTATGTGCACACTCAgtagccagtttattaggtacactagTACCGGGCCAGAACCACCTTTGTCTCCAGAACATCTTGAATTCTCCGGGCAATGAAGCATTGCTcagttggtatcaagggacctaacgtgtgccaggaaaacattccccacaccattacaccactgccaccagcctgtaccgttgaaaCCAGGCAGGGTGGAGCCATGGACTCTTGCAGCTTACgctaaatcctgactctgccatcagcatgatgcaacaggaacctGGATTCGTCAAactaggcaatgtttttccactcctcaattgtcagGTATTGGTGactgcgtgcccactggagctgcttcttgttttttagctgataggagtcggacccggtgtggtcgtctgctgcaatagcccattcgTGACWAGGGCCAACGAGATATGGGTTCTGCACACCACcattgtactgcgccgttatttgcctgtttgtggtccGCCTGCtggcttgcacgattcttgccattgtcctacgacctctcatcaacgagctgttttcgtcCACAGGACcaccgctgactggatgtttgtcacaccattctctgtaaaccctagacagtGTCGTACATGAAAAGCccagtttctgagatactggaactggcgcgcctggcacctacgttcataccatgctcaaagtcactgagatcacttgttttgcccattctaacattcaatcaaacagtaactgactGCCTTGATGCccgctttatatagcaagccacggccacgagACTCACtttctgtaggagcgaaccattttcgtgaacggtgtggtgtacctaataaattcTCTACACGCAGAGAACAGGCTACTCAGGCGAATGGTGCtcgtttaataaagttagatcaagctgaatcaatgtctgaaAGATCTTACAATATTCTACATAACCAAATATAATAGCACAACGTTACCGTAAGACAAAAACACCATAGCATTTAattgtgaatgataattcttcaagtTTTACCCATAGTAACCAACCATCAGATCTCAATCAGTTTAATGGGGATTTGCATTTTGATCTTGAGTTATATAGTGTTGTTTTGAATGATGTACACTGAGCGAATTTTAGAGAACATGTTGTTAAACTGTAGCATAGCCTACCTGTGTATTTTGCCTAGAGACGCACATGGTTGAGTTTTGGCCtcatgagaaaaacaaattgtgtttttgtcttacagtaacaTTACATTGTGCCATtacatttcagttctgttatatgatcttgcagacattgagTGATCAAGATATTGAGTGAGCTTGATCTAACTTCACCCTAGTAGCCTGTTCTCCGCAAAGGGGCACGTTCGAGCGGGTCACTTTTGTCAAGACGTTGACCAACGTTGGTCtccgcctttcaaagtgtgttgcgttatgggtataaaaaaaaaagtggccactacatgtcgactgcatgaactACACAAAAATCATCGTCTTCTCGCCAACTGCACCATGCagccatcacctgcattgtgggaggcactatttgtcaaccaatcatttgGGGTGTTCTTGTTTGACCCACGAGAACGTGGCCAAAGatgtgactgaaacaggaaccaacttttcCGCGATACTAAATAAAGCTACAGGGGATACAAATGAAAGTGATATTTGAGACCTCTTTAACCAATTAATTTTACACGTTAGGTTTTCAGTTTGTGATATGGGGGTCTAGAAAWTTTTATTTTGACATTTATAAAGAAAAACTTGTATAAAcaatgttgatctgagccttgctgttgaaaAACCACTATAGTGTCCGACTTTCGGCTATCGCAGATTCATATCCCCTGACTTCACTTGCCGACAGTTGGATCCACAGCCACTCTGAATTAGTTacagggatacttcaggattttggcaatgaagccctttatctacttccccagagtcagatgacaTCATAGTTACCATGTCTCTGCATCCAGAAtggaggaagttagaggtagtttcgcaaacCAATGCTAACAAGCATTagagcaatgactggaagtctatggtatctactactgtagcatgctagcagttctcatagacttctagtcattgcgctaacTCTAGTTAGCAAcctccttcaaactgcacgcagagacatacaaatggtatccacgagttaatCTAGGTAAGAAgatgccaataacagctagtttttagttttccccctccccactcagacactTCTagaaaaattattgcttgagaaatggtTCTTTGcgtttctttttttacaatttaaattgaaaacaatcactgtaaggtacataattgttacccataaattatttgagataaaaatggctgcattagaCATTTAACTCCCTGAGATCAATTCCAAAATGTCGACCATAATAGTAAGGCACAacggagggtagtgcgtacagcccagtacatcactggggccaagcttcctgccatccaggacctatatactaggcgacgtcagaggaaggcccaaaataattgtcaaagactccagtcacccaagtcatagactgttctctctgctaccgcacgggaagtggtaccggagtgccaagtctcggtccaaaaagctccttaacagcttctacccccaagccataagactgctgaacaactcatcaaatggccacccggactatttttattgacaccccccctttgtttttacactgctgctacttgctgtttattaactatgcatagtcactttacccttacatacatgtacaaattaccaaCTCAcgtgtacccccgcacattgactcagtaccggtacctcctgtatatagtctcgttattgttatttgtgttacttttagtttattttttacttttgtttatttagtaaatcttttcttaactctttcttgaactgcatggttggttaagggcttgtaagtaagcatttcacgttaaggtctacacctgttgtattcggcgcatgtaggctcccgagtggcgtagcggtcgaaggcactgcatctcagtgctagaggcgtcactacagaccctggttcgatcccgggccatgatcgggagtcccatagggcggtgcacaattggcccagcgtcgtctgggttaggggagggtttggccggggtagtccgTCATTCTAAAATAAgcatttattcttaactgacttgcctagttacataaaggttaaataaaataaatgtgacaaatacaatttgattagtaGCAACCTATTGAGGTAAAGACGCTCATCTTCAGGAGCTAGGCCTACATACATTGGGTCAGTGAAGTGTGACATGAGTGTGTGTGAAGGCAAAGATATAGGGCTAGCCTATGTCCCCGATCCCCAAATGATTAGCCTAACCACAGAACCATTTCATAGGCCCAGAGAAAGGAAAGATGCAGGACAACAATTAGCATTATAAGAGGATTTTGATATGCAGATCACTCAGCATGAGCATGCAAGACACAGTGACAAAAACAAGCACCTCAGCGATATCCATCAGATAAACTCAAAGCCTAGTAACCACCGGATTTGCTC
Coding sequences within:
- the LOC111965351 gene encoding syntaxin-16 isoform X2 — encoded protein: MATRRLTDAFLLMRNNAIQNRQILAEQVSTYDPRRTLSTRSNAALADDRMALVSGISLDPEAAVGVTKRLPPKWVDGVVEIQYEITRVQQKMKELAALHDKHMNRPTLDDSSEEEHAIEITTQEITQMFHRCQRAVTGLQTRCGHCTEQEERLLRNVVSSLAGSLQELSTNFRHTQSSYLKRMKNREERSKHFFDSGPLMEEDEDLAQYEMGFTDDQLVLVEQNTVMVEEREREVRQIVQSITDLNEIFRDLAGMVVEQGTVLDRIDFNVEQSCVKTDEGLKQLQKAEQYQKKNRKMLVILILTVIVVVLILILFGTKF
- the LOC111965351 gene encoding syntaxin-16 isoform X1, encoding MATRRLTDAFLLMRNNAIQNRQILAEQVSTYDPRRTLSTRSNAAVSCQLADDRMALVSGISLDPEAAVGVTKRLPPKWVDGVVEIQYEITRVQQKMKELAALHDKHMNRPTLDDSSEEEHAIEITTQEITQMFHRCQRAVTGLQTRCGHCTEQEERLLRNVVSSLAGSLQELSTNFRHTQSSYLKRMKNREERSKHFFDSGPLMEEDEDLAQYEMGFTDDQLVLVEQNTVMVEEREREVRQIVQSITDLNEIFRDLAGMVVEQGTVLDRIDFNVEQSCVKTDEGLKQLQKAEQYQKKNRKMLVILILTVIVVVLILILFGTKF
- the LOC111965351 gene encoding syntaxin-16 isoform X3 — translated: MATRRLTDAFLLMRNNAIQNRQILAEQLADDRMALVSGISLDPEAAVGVTKRLPPKWVDGVVEIQYEITRVQQKMKELAALHDKHMNRPTLDDSSEEEHAIEITTQEITQMFHRCQRAVTGLQTRCGHCTEQEERLLRNVVSSLAGSLQELSTNFRHTQSSYLKRMKNREERSKHFFDSGPLMEEDEDLAQYEMGFTDDQLVLVEQNTVMVEEREREVRQIVQSITDLNEIFRDLAGMVVEQGTVLDRIDFNVEQSCVKTDEGLKQLQKAEQYQKKNRKMLVILILTVIVVVLILILFGTKF
- the LOC111965351 gene encoding syntaxin-16 isoform X4, producing MALVSGISLDPEAAVGVTKRLPPKWVDGVVEIQYEITRVQQKMKELAALHDKHMNRPTLDDSSEEEHAIEITTQEITQMFHRCQRAVTGLQTRCGHCTEQEERLLRNVVSSLAGSLQELSTNFRHTQSSYLKRMKNREERSKHFFDSGPLMEEDEDLAQYEMGFTDDQLVLVEQNTVMVEEREREVRQIVQSITDLNEIFRDLAGMVVEQGTVLDRIDFNVEQSCVKTDEGLKQLQKAEQYQKKNRKMLVILILTVIVVVLILILFGTKF